The following proteins are co-located in the Pararhizobium capsulatum DSM 1112 genome:
- a CDS encoding glucoamylase family protein, which translates to MPELFSTDADLDRLPTDQDLARLQFTTLLYYLHCTNPDNGLVRDKTEPKAPASIAAIGMALATIPVVVERGIIIREFAAKITRDRLRFLMACPQGPEPDSSGYKGFFYHFLDIETGRRVWQCELSTIDSAFLFAGALTCATYFDEASADEAEIRRLATALYERADWRWACNIGPTLTHGWRPESGFIPYRWRGYDEGLLLYILGLGSPTYPLPRESFAAYTETYEWRNIYGRELLYSGPLFTHQFSHMWIDFRGIRDDFMRRHDSDYFENTRHATYVQQEYAIRNPMGFAGYGEHCWGFTACDGPGWGKRTIDGIEREFFDYVARGAPFGPDDGTVAPWVVVASLPFAPEIVVPTVRNFARMDLGMTRLYGFKPSFNLTNAVEDNSTGCWISPYHFGIDQGPVVLMIENYRTGLIWNIVRRCGPIVAGLRRAGFTGGWL; encoded by the coding sequence ATGCCGGAACTGTTTTCCACGGACGCCGATCTCGACCGTTTGCCAACGGACCAGGACCTCGCCCGGCTGCAATTCACGACCCTGTTATATTATCTGCACTGCACGAACCCCGACAATGGGTTGGTCCGCGATAAAACGGAGCCAAAAGCCCCGGCAAGCATCGCAGCGATCGGCATGGCCTTGGCTACGATCCCTGTCGTTGTAGAACGTGGGATCATTATCCGCGAATTCGCGGCAAAAATCACGCGAGACAGACTTAGGTTTTTAATGGCCTGTCCGCAGGGGCCTGAACCGGATTCATCCGGCTACAAAGGTTTCTTTTATCATTTTCTGGATATCGAAACCGGACGCCGCGTCTGGCAGTGCGAGTTGTCTACCATCGATTCGGCGTTTCTGTTCGCTGGCGCTCTCACCTGTGCGACCTATTTCGATGAAGCTTCAGCCGATGAGGCAGAAATCCGTCGCCTTGCAACGGCGCTCTATGAACGCGCCGATTGGAGGTGGGCATGCAATATCGGTCCCACATTGACACATGGCTGGCGGCCGGAAAGCGGGTTCATCCCCTACCGTTGGCGCGGCTACGACGAGGGCTTGCTGCTTTACATTCTGGGGCTGGGATCTCCCACCTATCCATTGCCCCGTGAAAGCTTTGCCGCCTACACCGAAACCTACGAATGGCGAAACATCTACGGCCGTGAGTTGCTCTATTCAGGGCCTCTCTTTACCCACCAGTTCTCGCACATGTGGATTGATTTTCGTGGCATTCGCGACGACTTCATGCGCCGGCACGACAGCGATTATTTCGAAAATACTCGCCATGCAACGTACGTGCAGCAGGAATACGCAATTCGCAATCCGATGGGATTTGCCGGGTATGGGGAGCATTGTTGGGGCTTCACGGCGTGCGATGGCCCCGGCTGGGGCAAGCGGACGATAGACGGTATCGAGCGGGAGTTCTTTGACTACGTCGCGCGTGGTGCTCCCTTCGGACCCGATGACGGGACCGTTGCGCCATGGGTCGTCGTGGCGTCGTTGCCGTTTGCACCGGAGATAGTGGTGCCGACAGTTCGCAATTTTGCCCGAATGGACCTGGGCATGACCCGGCTTTACGGTTTCAAGCCGTCGTTCAACTTGACGAATGCGGTGGAGGACAATTCGACCGGATGTTGGATAAGTCCTTATCACTTCGGCATTGACCAGGGGCCGGTTGTCTTGATGATCGAAAACTACAGGACCGGACTGATCTGGAATATTGTCCGGCGATGCGGACCGATCGTGGCAGGGTTGCGACGCGCGGGGTTCACCGGAGGGTGGCTGTAG
- a CDS encoding phosphoketolase family protein, with product MVSLATAMGKELAAAQTLAKPPLSPDELHLVDAYWRASNYLSVGQIYLLDNPLLKRPLAREHIKPRLLGHWGTTSGLNFLYVHLNRVIKRDDLNMIYVIGPGHGGPALVAHAYLEGTYSEVYPNISQDAEGMQRLFKQFSFPGGIPSHVAPETPGSLHEGGELGYALSHAYGAAFDNPDMIVACVVGDGEAETGPLATGWHSNKFLNPARDGCVLPILHLNGYKIANPCFLARIPRDELQKFFEGMGYKPYFVEGRDPENVHQQLAAALDAAVAEIHNIWDEARINGNLKRPAWPMIVFRTPKGWTCPPEIDGKKCEDYWRAHQVPMSDMDKPEHIGVLEQWMKSYRPDELFDESGRFKPELAAMAPVGHRRMSDNPHTNGGLVLRDLRMPDFRDYAVSVDRPGETITESARVMGKFLRDVMKMNLDSKNFRLFSPDENNSNRWQDVLEVTNRCYMADIYPEDDHLSPDGRVMEVLSEHQCQGWLEGYLLTGRHGFFSCYEAFIHIIDSMFNQHAKWLKVCNHIPWRRPIASLNYFLSSHVWRQDHNGFSHQDPGFIDHVVNKKADVVRVYLPPDANTLLSVTDHCLRSRNYVNVVIAGKQPAPQWLTMDQAVKHCSEGLGIWEWASNDKGVEPDVVMACCGDVPTLETLAAVELIREHLPELKIRVINVVNLMKLQPSEEHPHGLSDRDFDVLFTKDKPIIFAFHGYPWLIHRLTYRRTNHGNLHVRGYKEEGTTTTPFDMVVLNEMDRFHLVEDVIDRLPQLGARAAYFKQAIHERLIEHRQYIEKHGDDMPAIRRWKWNSKDGGAAHRTSTEGDNA from the coding sequence ATGGTTTCGCTTGCGACGGCAATGGGCAAAGAACTTGCAGCAGCGCAGACCTTGGCGAAGCCGCCCCTGTCGCCAGATGAGCTTCATCTCGTCGACGCCTATTGGCGGGCCTCCAACTATCTTTCTGTAGGGCAGATTTATCTCCTCGATAATCCGCTGCTGAAGCGGCCCTTGGCCCGGGAACACATAAAACCGCGCCTGCTTGGACACTGGGGTACGACGTCCGGGCTAAACTTTCTCTATGTTCACCTCAACCGGGTGATCAAACGAGACGATCTCAACATGATCTACGTCATCGGGCCTGGACACGGTGGTCCGGCTTTGGTTGCACACGCTTATCTCGAAGGAACCTATAGCGAGGTCTATCCAAATATCAGTCAGGACGCCGAGGGGATGCAGAGGCTGTTCAAGCAATTCAGCTTTCCTGGTGGCATCCCCAGCCATGTTGCGCCAGAAACGCCCGGCAGCCTCCATGAGGGAGGCGAACTGGGCTACGCGCTCAGCCACGCTTACGGGGCAGCATTCGACAATCCCGATATGATCGTGGCCTGCGTTGTCGGCGATGGCGAGGCAGAGACCGGGCCGTTGGCGACTGGGTGGCACAGCAACAAGTTCCTCAATCCGGCGCGCGACGGATGCGTGTTACCGATCTTGCATTTGAACGGATACAAGATCGCCAACCCGTGCTTCCTTGCCCGCATTCCCCGAGACGAGCTGCAGAAGTTCTTCGAAGGTATGGGCTACAAGCCCTATTTCGTTGAAGGCCGCGACCCGGAAAACGTGCACCAGCAGTTGGCGGCTGCGCTCGACGCAGCAGTCGCGGAAATTCACAATATCTGGGATGAGGCCCGCATAAACGGCAACCTCAAGCGTCCTGCATGGCCGATGATCGTATTCCGCACACCAAAGGGTTGGACCTGCCCGCCGGAAATAGACGGCAAGAAGTGCGAAGATTACTGGCGGGCGCACCAGGTACCCATGAGCGACATGGACAAGCCGGAGCACATTGGCGTTCTTGAACAATGGATGAAGAGCTATCGACCCGATGAACTTTTCGACGAAAGTGGTCGATTCAAACCGGAGCTGGCGGCGATGGCCCCGGTGGGGCACCGTCGAATGAGCGACAACCCGCACACCAATGGCGGGCTGGTGTTGCGCGACCTGAGGATGCCCGATTTCCGCGATTACGCTGTATCCGTTGACCGTCCAGGGGAAACGATAACGGAATCGGCACGGGTTATGGGCAAGTTTCTTCGTGACGTCATGAAGATGAATCTGGACAGCAAGAACTTTCGCTTGTTCAGCCCCGATGAGAACAACTCAAACCGCTGGCAGGATGTGCTGGAGGTGACCAACCGTTGCTACATGGCGGATATTTACCCGGAGGATGACCATCTCTCTCCGGATGGCCGGGTCATGGAGGTGCTCAGCGAACACCAATGCCAGGGATGGCTTGAGGGCTACCTATTGACGGGTCGGCACGGCTTCTTTTCCTGCTATGAAGCCTTCATTCACATCATCGACTCGATGTTCAATCAGCATGCCAAGTGGCTGAAGGTCTGCAATCACATACCGTGGCGGCGTCCGATCGCCTCGCTCAATTATTTTCTGAGCTCCCATGTGTGGCGCCAGGATCACAATGGTTTCAGCCATCAAGACCCAGGTTTCATTGACCACGTCGTCAACAAGAAGGCAGACGTTGTGCGGGTCTATCTGCCGCCGGATGCCAATACACTTCTCTCGGTGACCGATCACTGCCTGCGCAGCCGCAACTACGTCAATGTCGTCATCGCCGGCAAACAACCAGCTCCGCAATGGCTCACAATGGATCAGGCCGTAAAGCATTGCAGCGAAGGGCTCGGAATTTGGGAGTGGGCAAGCAACGACAAGGGCGTCGAACCCGATGTGGTGATGGCCTGTTGCGGTGACGTTCCAACTCTTGAAACCCTGGCTGCAGTCGAACTCATCCGCGAGCATCTCCCGGAGCTGAAAATCCGCGTTATCAACGTGGTGAACCTCATGAAGCTTCAGCCATCGGAAGAGCATCCGCACGGACTTTCGGATCGGGACTTTGATGTCCTGTTCACGAAGGACAAGCCGATCATCTTTGCATTCCATGGTTATCCGTGGCTGATCCACAGGCTCACCTACCGCCGCACGAACCACGGCAATCTGCATGTCCGTGGTTACAAGGAAGAGGGAACGACAACGACGCCATTCGATATGGTGGTCTTGAATGAAATGGACCGGTTCCATCTGGTCGAGGACGTTATCGACCGGCTGCCGCAGTTGGGCGCCCGGGCCGCGTATTTCAAGCAGGCAATTCACGAGAGGCTGATCGAACACAGGCAATATATCGAGAAGCACGGCGACGATATGCCGGCCATCAGAAGGTGGAAATGGAACTCGAAAGATGGAGGCGCAGCCCACAGAACCTCGACGGAGGGAGACAACGCCTGA
- a CDS encoding CBS domain-containing protein, which produces MRVKDAMTTNVIRISPDNSVRQAAKVMLENHISGMPVVDDEGHLLGIISEGDLIRRTELGSGAFTSPGDKASSAEDRASAYVKRSSWRVGDAMTSDPLTIDENAPLRRVAQLMQDRGVKRIPVIRAGELVGIISRADLLQAILMAKQDETAAGDEAIQRSISIRLGESTGLEGLDVKVTVADGIVHLWGNVETQECKRAARIVAESVRGVRGVVEHF; this is translated from the coding sequence ATGCGCGTCAAAGATGCAATGACGACGAATGTCATCAGGATATCGCCCGACAACAGTGTCAGGCAGGCAGCCAAGGTCATGCTGGAAAATCACATCAGCGGCATGCCTGTCGTCGATGATGAGGGACATCTGCTCGGCATTATCAGCGAAGGCGACCTTATTCGAAGGACGGAGCTAGGAAGCGGAGCATTTACATCGCCGGGCGACAAAGCTTCGTCTGCCGAAGATCGGGCGAGCGCGTATGTCAAACGCAGCTCCTGGAGAGTGGGTGACGCGATGACTAGCGATCCCCTGACCATTGACGAGAATGCTCCCCTACGGCGCGTCGCACAGCTTATGCAGGATCGCGGTGTAAAGCGAATTCCCGTCATAAGAGCGGGTGAACTGGTCGGAATCATCAGCCGAGCGGATCTGCTGCAGGCAATTCTAATGGCTAAGCAGGATGAAACCGCAGCGGGCGATGAGGCCATTCAACGCAGCATTTCGATCCGCCTGGGAGAAAGCACAGGGCTGGAAGGCCTGGACGTGAAAGTGACGGTCGCCGACGGGATCGTTCATCTCTGGGGCAACGTCGAGACGCAAGAGTGCAAGAGAGCCGCACGGATCGTCGCAGAAAGTGTTCGAGGGGTCAGAGGAGTTGTCGAGCACTTTTAG
- a CDS encoding flavin reductase family protein translates to MNENIPHTHFDFAKLTERERYKILIGTVIPRPIALVTTVSKEGLPNAGPFSFFNVLTHDPAIVAIGVENYSDMRFKDTARNIRETGEFTVHICDDDLVAQMEICAIKFGPEVDELEEAGLATAPGQMVRSPRILAAPAALECRRHTTLQVGPAREIILGEVLGVYVRSDAVNPSNLHIDQQLMDPVGRMGGHTYTRTRDQFDVKTHTKEEWALPQTSSMHVVA, encoded by the coding sequence ATGAACGAAAACATTCCCCACACGCATTTCGATTTCGCTAAGCTGACGGAGCGGGAGCGCTACAAGATCCTGATCGGCACGGTCATCCCACGGCCGATCGCGCTGGTGACCACCGTCAGCAAGGAAGGCCTGCCGAATGCCGGGCCGTTCAGCTTCTTCAACGTGCTGACCCACGACCCGGCCATCGTCGCCATCGGCGTCGAGAACTATTCCGACATGCGCTTCAAGGACACGGCTCGGAATATCCGCGAAACAGGTGAATTCACGGTGCATATCTGCGACGACGACCTCGTCGCCCAGATGGAAATCTGCGCCATCAAGTTCGGACCCGAGGTCGACGAACTTGAGGAAGCGGGCTTGGCCACCGCACCGGGCCAGATGGTCCGCAGCCCGCGCATCCTCGCCGCCCCGGCCGCCCTCGAATGCCGCCGTCACACGACGTTGCAGGTCGGTCCGGCCCGTGAAATCATTCTCGGGGAAGTCCTGGGCGTCTACGTCCGCAGCGATGCGGTCAACCCGTCGAACCTGCATATCGACCAGCAACTGATGGACCCCGTCGGCCGCATGGGCGGGCACACCTACACCCGGACGCGGGACCAGTTCGATGTAAAGACACACACCAAGGAAGAGTGGGCTCTCCCCCAAACCAGTTCCATGCATGTTGTGGCGTAA
- a CDS encoding M24 family metallopeptidase codes for MNIRASKSGAYRMGQLMADFEPDFEFSAPLPLPVEEFEDRLRRIRRQAVEAGHDAIIVHTGGVGWFHTSNAYLRYICDWMREGVLIIPTDEDKAMVLLSFFTQSVLLPPGGEPVLVEEIWQIGPIGREYADRPGDSIVKTAEKCAELLSNLGLAKAQIGRIGDRTSLTFWSALDELLPKAKFIADNGVLDRMQKVRSPREVELFRAAAQLVSIGTQAAYHVAKPGVTDHEIYSAFTYAQLTLGGETGDGYQIGINEFGTHCGKPYGHVVRPGDLINLYISNVTYRGYTAQTARMVAVGEITKRQEEVLAVCTDGVKRAEKLIRPGALMRDINNAAFEPMIERGFLTSPEARAMPYNWSSMPDGKARLIPQQYVKDIDWEAQGRKLMHVYPATAGPHNPNLGHSVGMAGGQNSFNISSHNYDRLEEGMVFVMHTQWLEPLSAGCNIGDMYVVTKDGFENLSRHTPLETHRIAVEA; via the coding sequence ATGAACATTCGCGCATCGAAGTCAGGTGCTTACCGCATGGGACAGTTGATGGCCGATTTCGAGCCGGATTTCGAGTTCTCTGCGCCGCTGCCGCTGCCGGTCGAGGAATTCGAGGATCGCCTGCGCCGCATCCGGCGCCAAGCCGTCGAAGCGGGTCACGATGCGATCATCGTGCACACCGGCGGCGTCGGCTGGTTCCACACGTCCAACGCTTATCTTCGCTACATCTGCGACTGGATGCGTGAAGGCGTCCTGATCATTCCGACCGACGAGGACAAAGCCATGGTGCTCCTGTCCTTCTTCACGCAATCCGTGCTGTTGCCGCCGGGTGGCGAACCAGTTCTGGTCGAAGAAATCTGGCAGATCGGTCCCATCGGCCGCGAGTACGCTGACCGCCCCGGCGATTCCATCGTCAAGACAGCCGAGAAATGCGCGGAACTCCTGAGCAATCTCGGTCTCGCCAAGGCCCAGATCGGCCGGATCGGCGACCGCACATCGCTGACCTTCTGGTCGGCGCTTGATGAGCTTCTTCCCAAAGCCAAGTTCATCGCCGACAACGGCGTTCTCGACCGCATGCAGAAAGTCCGCTCGCCGCGCGAGGTCGAGCTGTTCCGCGCGGCAGCCCAACTCGTCAGCATCGGCACCCAGGCTGCCTATCACGTCGCCAAACCCGGCGTGACCGACCATGAAATCTATTCGGCCTTCACCTATGCCCAGTTAACGCTCGGCGGCGAGACCGGCGACGGCTATCAGATCGGCATCAACGAGTTCGGCACCCATTGCGGCAAGCCCTACGGCCATGTCGTGCGTCCCGGCGATCTGATCAACCTCTATATCTCCAATGTCACCTATCGCGGCTATACCGCCCAGACCGCCCGCATGGTCGCAGTCGGCGAGATCACCAAACGCCAGGAGGAGGTACTGGCCGTCTGCACAGATGGCGTCAAGCGCGCCGAAAAGTTGATCAGGCCGGGTGCCCTGATGCGCGACATCAACAACGCCGCCTTCGAGCCGATGATCGAGCGCGGTTTCCTGACGTCGCCAGAAGCGCGTGCCATGCCCTACAACTGGTCGTCGATGCCGGACGGCAAGGCGCGGCTGATCCCGCAGCAATATGTCAAGGATATCGACTGGGAGGCGCAGGGCCGCAAGCTGATGCACGTTTACCCGGCCACCGCAGGCCCGCACAATCCGAACCTCGGTCACTCCGTCGGCATGGCCGGCGGCCAGAACAGCTTCAACATCTCGTCTCACAACTACGACCGGCTGGAGGAGGGCATGGTGTTCGTCATGCACACCCAATGGCTTGAGCCGCTATCCGCCGGCTGCAATATCGGTGACATGTATGTCGTCACCAAGGATGGCTTCGAGAACCTGAGCCGTCATACCCCGCTTGAAACCCATCGCATTGCCGTCGAGGCCTGA
- a CDS encoding ABC transporter permease, whose product MRDTDKSQIGENPIPAFLYKAFVFGFGGLCVIYLVAPIFIALTMSFTSGQSLKYPPEGFSLRWYEALLDPVRSATEHVAAWNSLKIAGLAVLGSLLFAVPATIGMSRMRRGTVGAIEPLLLAPLVLPSLVYGLAALIVANFVGFQPSLWLTVTGHIVVFGPLMYRAASVVAQGLNPSLAEASTVMGATWFTTLRRVILPLLMPGILAGAFLVFIQSLDNVSVSLFLADAQTTVLPLRMFALIEESLDVRVAAISGILIGLTLIVMLVARRVLAPPKQA is encoded by the coding sequence ATGCGTGATACCGATAAAAGTCAAATTGGGGAAAATCCCATTCCCGCGTTTCTCTACAAGGCATTCGTCTTCGGCTTTGGTGGCCTGTGCGTCATCTATCTCGTCGCGCCGATCTTCATCGCCCTGACGATGTCCTTCACATCAGGCCAGTCGCTGAAATATCCACCGGAAGGCTTTTCGTTGCGCTGGTACGAGGCACTACTCGATCCGGTCCGTTCGGCGACGGAGCACGTCGCGGCCTGGAATTCGCTGAAGATCGCCGGGCTTGCGGTTCTGGGCTCGTTGCTGTTCGCTGTGCCGGCCACCATCGGCATGAGCCGGATGCGGCGTGGCACGGTCGGGGCCATCGAGCCTCTGCTTCTCGCCCCGCTGGTTCTGCCCAGCCTTGTCTATGGCCTCGCCGCGCTGATCGTTGCGAATTTCGTCGGCTTTCAGCCTTCGCTCTGGCTGACGGTGACCGGGCATATCGTCGTGTTCGGACCACTGATGTACCGCGCCGCGTCTGTCGTGGCCCAAGGCCTCAATCCCTCGCTGGCCGAGGCATCCACGGTGATGGGCGCAACATGGTTCACGACGCTCAGGCGGGTGATACTGCCACTGCTGATGCCGGGCATCCTGGCCGGGGCGTTCCTCGTGTTCATCCAGTCGCTGGACAACGTCTCGGTCTCGCTCTTCCTTGCGGATGCGCAGACGACGGTTCTTCCGCTCCGGATGTTCGCCCTGATCGAAGAATCGCTCGATGTCCGCGTCGCCGCGATCTCCGGAATTCTGATCGGACTGACGCTCATCGTCATGCTCGTCGCCCGGCGCGTGCTGGCGCCGCCGAAGCAGGCGTGA
- a CDS encoding ABC transporter permease yields MKASGFPYVIPMLLLSVAFFATPLAVLVGFSFIGSEGATLANYIRFFGDAFNFRVLVNTARLGLETVVGTTLLGVPIALLYWHSGKTTRQVIIFLTLIPMLTSNVVRTFAWIVILGRQGPISETLMALGVTGSPTSLMFTELGLVMAMCQIDLPLIILPLIAILSRTPVQFSEAAQVSGAGPWRIFVTVLLPLMLPGLLAGWILVFASTSSSFVTQAVIGGARNVYVPQLIYREVGTLFDWPMASAIAVVLLLSTGCLLVAMTMISRHRRLVGHA; encoded by the coding sequence ATGAAGGCGAGCGGTTTTCCATACGTTATCCCGATGCTGTTGTTGTCGGTGGCGTTCTTTGCAACGCCGCTCGCCGTCCTCGTCGGGTTCAGCTTCATCGGCTCCGAAGGGGCGACACTGGCCAATTACATCAGGTTCTTCGGGGACGCGTTCAATTTCCGCGTCCTCGTCAACACGGCAAGGCTGGGGCTGGAAACGGTTGTCGGCACGACCCTGCTGGGCGTACCGATTGCCCTTCTTTACTGGCACAGCGGCAAGACCACCCGTCAGGTCATCATCTTCCTGACGCTCATTCCGATGCTCACCAGCAACGTGGTGCGCACCTTCGCCTGGATCGTCATTCTCGGGCGTCAGGGGCCGATCAGCGAAACCCTGATGGCATTAGGTGTGACGGGAAGCCCCACCAGCCTGATGTTTACCGAGCTGGGCCTCGTCATGGCCATGTGTCAGATCGACCTTCCGCTGATCATCCTGCCGCTGATCGCCATCCTGTCGCGAACGCCCGTGCAATTTAGTGAAGCTGCTCAGGTGTCCGGTGCCGGTCCGTGGCGCATCTTCGTCACGGTGCTTCTGCCCCTGATGCTGCCCGGCTTGCTCGCCGGCTGGATCCTCGTTTTCGCCAGCACCAGCAGTTCCTTCGTGACACAAGCGGTTATCGGCGGCGCACGCAATGTCTACGTGCCGCAACTGATCTACCGGGAGGTCGGCACGCTGTTCGACTGGCCCATGGCATCGGCGATTGCCGTCGTGCTTCTGCTCTCAACCGGCTGCCTGCTGGTCGCCATGACAATGATTTCCCGTCACAGGAGGCTGGTCGGCCATGCGTGA
- a CDS encoding ABC transporter substrate-binding protein gives MTDFTMTRRHFGLLAAGVAASAAFPFSVRAAAGETAIAATFPGNWEDGYRTVLTPLVKEAGYDLTIAPSMAQDQLAKVMASPGNPPYDTLLMSPGQMAIALENDLIQKIDPSRLKNWGMLDPAFQGEYGPTVTIEVNGIAYNPDMVPKPKGYRDLFENPAYSGKVSWTGFASNTAVMAYTEMAKIFGSGPSDMAAVFKLFKDHPEHLKGVVDSTNHQMTLFQQGEIAVFMCSTGNVARLKSLGMNAEFVQPETGSPAAPVNIHLTKGAKNLDAAYAYMDAAISKAAQDALKMPPTEMFPTNKDVALTPEIEAYVTRDQLAKMVYPDWAEINKNRPDWIRQFDALVAG, from the coding sequence ATGACCGACTTCACAATGACCCGCCGCCATTTCGGCCTGCTTGCCGCCGGTGTCGCTGCCTCCGCAGCCTTTCCTTTCTCCGTCAGGGCTGCCGCCGGCGAAACCGCCATTGCCGCCACGTTTCCGGGCAACTGGGAAGACGGCTACCGCACGGTGCTGACGCCACTCGTCAAGGAGGCCGGTTACGACCTGACGATTGCTCCCTCCATGGCGCAGGACCAGCTCGCCAAGGTCATGGCCAGCCCCGGCAACCCGCCTTACGACACGCTGCTGATGTCGCCGGGCCAGATGGCGATCGCACTTGAGAACGACCTGATCCAGAAGATCGACCCGTCCAGGCTGAAGAACTGGGGCATGCTCGACCCGGCCTTCCAGGGCGAATACGGTCCGACCGTGACGATCGAAGTCAACGGCATCGCCTACAATCCCGACATGGTGCCGAAGCCGAAGGGCTACCGCGACCTGTTCGAAAACCCGGCCTATAGCGGCAAGGTTTCCTGGACCGGCTTTGCCTCGAACACGGCCGTCATGGCCTATACCGAGATGGCGAAGATCTTTGGCTCCGGCCCGAGCGACATGGCTGCCGTCTTCAAGCTGTTCAAGGACCATCCCGAGCATCTGAAGGGCGTCGTCGACAGCACCAACCACCAGATGACGTTGTTCCAGCAGGGTGAAATCGCCGTGTTCATGTGCTCGACCGGCAATGTCGCCCGCCTGAAGTCGCTTGGCATGAACGCCGAGTTCGTCCAGCCGGAAACCGGTTCGCCGGCTGCTCCGGTCAATATCCACCTGACCAAGGGCGCCAAGAACCTCGACGCGGCCTATGCCTATATGGATGCAGCGATCTCGAAGGCCGCGCAGGACGCGCTGAAGATGCCGCCGACAGAGATGTTCCCGACCAACAAGGACGTCGCTCTCACGCCCGAGATCGAAGCCTATGTAACACGCGATCAGCTCGCAAAGATGGTTTATCCGGACTGGGCCGAGATCAACAAGAACCGGCCGGACTGGATCCGCCAGTTCGACGCGCTCGTCGCAGGCTGA